The DNA window tatatattagggactaaaaaagtgtttttgataaatattagggaccaatttgacaaatttccctttttaaaagtgtaattttatgtcccttacaaattcatattgattAAATTTGATCTCTACTTAgatttccgactagttttttgtcggaatccatcacgtgctttgcacatgatcatttttaagggcataattatcaaatcaaattttatataatccAATTCATAGTCCCTTACATTTcgcaaaataaattttttcgtccctaacattttacaaaatgaattgtttcgtccctcacatttcacaaaatgaattttttcattcctcacattttttaaaatagATTTTTTCATCCCTAATTGATTATGTGTAcgaatagcttttttttttttaaaaaaaaatctatgtatatatttatttgatttcacttgaacagtacgaataacatgtaatatatttctatttgattttaGTTAAACAGACTAATTGTAGTTGTATATATGCTATTCAACAGATATATACAGGGgcttaaaattaacaattttgttttaaatccatgtatatatctagATGATTTCATCATGTaaacctattcaatatttgtgacctttcttttttgataataatttatttattgagatGTATAATAAAACCATCTAATTAATGGGTACTAACTTGAATTATATAGTCGTGCTAACAAATTGTaatttaaatatgaaatttctacttaccacttttaagaccaacagttgaattacttgtcttgtgattgttttaaaatttgaaagtgccaattaattacttctttttgttatacttttcctttgtttttttttgtccaaatttaGTTCGATATAAATACTCGATAATACTTAAGATTaaatgttttctttgttttcaaatttCGAATAAAACGAAATGAatatgagtgaaaaataatttttttaaacccatgtagatatttatttgatttcacttgaatagtacgaatagcatgtaatatatttctatttgattatattacatgctattcgtactactcaagtgaaatcaaatagatatatacatgagtttaTAAAGAATTATTtgcacacatgatcaatgagggatgaaaaaatctaatttgaaaaatgtgaagaaTACAAAAATTCATTGTGTGAAATATGAGGAacgaaaaattttattttataaaatgtgagggactatgaatCTAATTATGTAAGATTTGATTTAACAaatttgcccttaaaaaatgatcacgtgcaaggcatcTGGTGGATTCCGaccaaaaactagtcggaaacctaggtagggaccaaatttgatcaagatgaatttgtaagggacataaaattatatttttaaatgcgagggatgaaaaaaattattttacaaaatgtgagtaacgttttgaacgattttccctttaGGATTTAAAGTTCCATCTAAAGATAATTAAGGTATGCAAAGTGCAAttaactcctttttttttttggctaatgAAGTTGGGCTGCTTAATAATTTATGTCTTCCTTTTTTTGTTCGAGAATGAAATCCTAACGATTATAGGGTAGGGTGCTCACGGTAATTTTCAAGCATGCCTGTAATCACTATGAACATTGCTGCATGCGCATTCATGTCCTGTCCTCTACTTTATACCGTCAGGCCATTATGTCATGGCAACTCTCGTTAATAATAGTAATACAAAATTCAACGTTGGTTTTCTTGACAATTTGAGCGGCCTAGCGCGGGTGTGTTTGGATAAGAATTAGGGATgatatcagaaacctcagggaggTTTCTCTCAATATTACTGAGCGCAtttaaaagtttgaaaaatatcacttacctccaTTACCCTTAttatttgtgtaacaaaatttttaaaaatcctaAACTACCCGTTAGCTcattttactaaataaaaaCACTCATAAATCATTTTGTTTTATCCAAGAAAAATCGTAACCTAAAACAAAAGTTCTAGTAGTACTACCATATGACAGAATGATAgcccataaaaatataaaattggaTGGCAAAAAAGAAATGCACGGGCACTTATCCAATTATATATGCTCACAATTGATTTTTTATGAATCTTAATTTTATTTCCAACCTCTTCTCAACCTGTGGTACAGACTTTTAAATTGTACTAAATTAGtataaaaatttattcaaaataaacaaagaaatcATATCCCACTCTATCATAatcataaaaagaaaaaatataaataaaaattaatttactatatttacaaataaaaaattgcataatcataaaaaatgagtaagagaaaatgttgaagaaaggggaaagagaaaagagtggattttgtttctttttctttaatttttttaaactccatttatttgatataTGAATTACGTATCCAGTGAGGGTTAATATAGTCATTTTACAATTATAAgagggaggtaagtgatatttttaaaatctcacaagtgctaagtgatattagaaaaaattttagagTTAGTTTTTTATGTTACACCTAAGAATTATTTGCCTAAAAATTGTTTATTTGTATCacaaacaaattttttaacatacacttttatcttctcaattatctttttatcttataaaaagtgctacagtaattatttcaaataatctactatccaaacacacagTTATTACTTGTTTTTAGTGTTGGGGCTGGAATTGGAAGTGACTGATGAGCTACgtaggtttgtttggatagagtattatttgaaatattatttggaataattactataacactttttgtgatgtgatgtatgtgagataaaaaggtaattggaaatataaaaaggtgagttggtaaatgtgtttataatgcaagcgaaatattatttgacatatttgtgctatccaaacactcaTACAACATGTCACAGTTTTGGTGGGGCTAACCACAAAGTAGTAATTACAAAAAGAAGTATTTATTCATAGTTATGGTGCGCGTTATACTAACTAATAGAAATCCTATATGGAGAGGTTGATAGCAGAAAATTCTTGCTAAGGAGAAATTCCAGCCAGCCATCCATTGTTGACTGGAGCATTAGTATCTGGGGAAAAGAAGTCATTAATTTAATACAGGAGCCACGGTCTACCCTACTATAAGATAGAATATGCCACCTACGTCAGCATACTTCCAATAAAAGATAAATGAATAAACGTGTATTACGCCATTGCAGCTTTATTTTATGCTATTACTATGTTTATGAGTTCTCGATCAGCTTAGCACTTAAAAAGAGTTTAGAATTTACCAGTCAACCAAAACTTGATAATCTcataaacaaaatataaaaagtcTATTATTAAGAAGAAAAACGTCAAAAATCTTTATGACTTACAACCAAAAAgcaaaaaaggggaaaaaaaagccTTTATTCTGCCGATATTTCATGATAATATGATCAGCTAGAAAATCATGAGATGAATCGTGGTCCTCCGGAAGATTCCCTCCATGCATTTAcagatagatagatagatagatgGAGGGAGATTCTAGATCACAGAGAGAGCAATTATTTGTAAGATGTTGGAAAGTAGGAGATGGAATCTAATTACTGCTAGTATTTAGTGGTTGGAGTTTAAACACtttctgtgtttttttttgactaacaaCAACAATTTAATGTTATGGATGCTCCATATGATTCACAAACACATTTTTATGCCTTTTGACTCGGTTTACACTTTTGTGGAATTgaatacctttttttttgtttggccGGCAATTGTAactatttacctatttttactCTTACTCCTACTCTATACAAGGAGAAGCCTAAAGAGGCAAACTTGTATGGAAACTAAACGGTGAACCATTATATCGGACAAGTGTACTATTATACTTTCTGAATTTATTATCAAGAACAAGAAACACTGGATTTGTTTGGACAAAGAAAATTTGCAAGATTTatttcagattttgttttgcttgcatcatacacacaattcccaatcacctttttatctcacatacatcacatcacaaaaagtactacagtaactggatcaaataaatcatccaaataactGTATACTTCGTGTAGGATGTACTTCCAATAAGTTGCTCGGCCGTTGAACCAAGGCCCAATGGTTGTAGAATTGGATTCTCACTGCTCCTCACTCCTCTTCAATCACAAGTCATCATGATCCAAGGCTCCACCACTCAATCCATTACAGACTACTTGATGCTAGATGTGGGGCTCCAAAAAAATCCAAGAGACACGTTTCTGGCTTCTCCTTCTAAATCTCATTTTGCTCGCAGGACAGCTCCATCCATCATGCCAAGCTTTATCCAGAGACGCACGACTGAATGCCACTCCCATTATTTATCAGCTTGAACTCATTTAATTTTGTTTTGCCTAATCATATCTTTTTGTCTTCGGTAGGAGCCTGATCATATCAAATTACCTAGTCCTTTccagtgttttgaaaaccggaccggaccggccggttcgaccggttgaaccgcgaaccggccatggctccggtccggttcaatgcCAGGTTTGACTTTGTCAAGAAACCGGTCAAAAACCGGTCGGACCGCGAAACCGCTGAACCGGATGTGAACCGGTTATTTCCGGTttttgagttttccttttttttttttttgcaaaatgtagttatcaagattcgaactcaagacctttgtaatagaagaccaatgtagtaACCGTTGCActatcacatcttattagttttttttgataacttatttatataaaacaaacactcatatttcttttgttccatttttttttataaaatatcatcctttcatgactctttctttttaatcttcaacacacacacacacacacactctctctctatcatcttttcttttgccactcatttttttaatcaaacctctttattttttatttattgatgttttcttccatattttaattttgtttttgtccattaaatttaaaaaagttaaaaaagaattatttttctttaacccaatttatttaatatcacaaccactcacttttatctcattttttgtttcttatcaaatttgcatttctattttcaattctcttgattttcttcgaactccaaacttccttttttaaattgtaaatttaaattccaaaatgtaaattaaaatttaagttcacaatgtctaaattttcatggacgtgaattttgtataatttcaaatattgtgatatttttggattatatttaagatttttttggtagatataattgaaattgagatgaaatttatttgttttaacttataatttaaaaaatttatttttaaaaatccaaattattcaaaaatagtaaacttttcatcatataaagtattaaattatccattacatgtcttattttgtacacatatatatttatataaattattttttaaaaaattcattgaaccgaggttgaaccggtccgaccggttgaatctcgaccctttcacttcaccggttcgattaacggtccggtttttaaaacattggtcCTTTCTCATTAGTCGATTCCCATCATCTTTTGCCATGGCCTTACCTCTTTCCTTGCGCAGGTATCACTTGCCCCCCTCTATCAGGTTCTTCCAAATGGGTGACTTAACCAACTGATTTCTGAAAATGCCTGGTGTTTTACGCGCATTTTCAGAACTGAGCATTTGCATAGCAGTTAAACTATTGTCTCCTAAACGATTTCCAATTTTTAGAACTTCGCAATGGTCTTTGTTCCTTGTATTGTTATATGAAATTAGGCACCTCATTCACTAATACAAGAACGGTAGCTGATATCGAACTAAACTCCCGCAATCCAACGTCAGGAGGTGCTGCATTTCCAAACTGCAGCTTTATTAGATGAAAGATGAAATTCCACGCACAATACAGAAGCTAAATGCTTAAATGACTCTCAAGACGGAAGCTTTCTTGTCATACAGCCTCCAAGTAAAAAACTAATTAACAGCCCTTTACTTATTATCCACATAAGGATACCCTGGTGCTTTCTGATATTCATGGCAACGTCAAGGACATTCGAAACTGCCACAGCACGAACGAATGATACAAGGCATCAGAATGAACACCATTGCTGATAGTCATGGGGATTTCAATCCTCACCATCCCTGTCCTCGTtgatttcttccaaaatcacCACAAGGGCAACTATGAAGGCATAGTCAACGTTGGGATACACAGTCACTGCAAAAGTATCTTTTCCGAGTACTACACTCTGGACACTGTGTTTCTTGTGCATCTGAAACATAACATTAAGCAGGAGTTGATTCACGATCAAATCCCAAGTCTCAAATAAATACTAGAAACATTCCGTTATACAGGTGCAGAAGAAGCATGTCACTCCAGCAGCTAGGAAAAGCTTTACATCGTGTACCTGAGCAACAATGGTAGAAGAATCTCCAGCATAGACAGTGCACGACCGTTCAAACCAGCTGCCTTCAATTTTAAAGTCACAAACATCTTCTTTTGTATTAGAAGCCAAGAATACATCTAGCTTGGTTTTGAATTGAATGAGTGAAGACTTCTTGACACTGAAAAGTAGGTTTTTATCATCAGAAGCATCTCCTCTGAATACTTTCCATCGCCTATGTGCAGTCAGTATCTGAAAACGAGCAGAAAAGGATACAGAGTCGTACAAATCTTCAATAGTGGTCGAGATGGATCTGTGCTCAATCCCAACGCTACAAATGATTAACAATCAATCATGACCAGATCCTATATCGGCCTGAGCAGTTGTGCACACATCTTTGAAAGTAATCATACAGTACTGACCAACATTCTTAGACACGTTTACAGGGTACAGCACTACGAATTTGATGAGAACACCACTTCCAGAGTTTCAGGTGTAATTAGGTAGAGATCTTGACCCGTTGAACTGGTGAAAAACAACACTGACGGGAAAAACTAATGGCAGAATGTGTTTAAAAGTAGggttgaaaacaaaaaaattccaTGTGGtatacctaatacacagaaaaaccCCAtgatttcaaaacatacaaaaccacatctcatattttgaactaaattgtaaactaacaaaattcgttaaatttaacgaaaaTGATGGTCTCAGCCGTTAACCTTACCAGATTCCGTTAAGTGTACCGTTAAATTTACCGAATTCTGTTGAATTTTTCGTTAAATTTACCGGATCtcgttaagtttaacgaattctgttagtttataatttagttcaaaacatgagatatcgttttatatattttgaaactacCGGGCTTTTCTTTGTATTAGGTAcggggtttttttgtttttaacccttaaAACTAAGCACAGATGGAAAACAAGTTCATCGACAAGTTACTCAAacttaaaaatcacaaaaaaaaaaggagaaaggaaGAGATGTATTCCAGCAGTACAGCACTAACCCAAATGGAAAACAAGGTATCACAGACAATTCGGAATAAAACAATTCAAGACACCGAAAAGTTGCTTCGAATTTAATTACTTCAAGACGAGGAGTTCCCGATGTCCCAGAAAGAACAGTATAGAGAACGGATAACTGGTCTTTGGGAGATCAATATTTCCTTtctttacaaaaaataaaaaatttcttactGGTGGTTTTCCCGGAGCTGATCATAAATTTGACACGAGGGAAGTAAATATGGGGAGAAAATAA is part of the Coffea eugenioides isolate CCC68of chromosome 6, Ceug_1.0, whole genome shotgun sequence genome and encodes:
- the LOC113774721 gene encoding protein LURP-one-related 10, which gives rise to MAETSYGGGAGGAPAFPNPAAYGAAAAAAYPPPVVNPLAVVGPQFCAPYPVDLVIVRKLLTLSEGNFGVTDVNGNIMFRVKGKLFSLRDRRILLDAAGNPLLTFQQKILTAHRRWKVFRGDASDDKNLLFSVKKSSLIQFKTKLDVFLASNTKEDVCDFKIEGSWFERSCTVYAGDSSTIVAQMHKKHSVQSVVLGKDTFAVTVYPNVDYAFIVALVVILEEINEDRDGED